Genomic window ([Eubacterium] hominis):
GGAAGATATCATCCAAGCGTATTATCAGAAAATCCCAATGTTAGGCATCTGTCTTGGTCATCAGGCAATCGCAGAAGTGTTTCAAGCGACCATTACACATGCGAAAACAATGATGCATGGAGAAAGCAGCAGGATTCAAATCATAGATACTGGTGGAATATTTGAAAATATGACAGATACCATCATGGCAGGCCGTTATCATTCCTTAATTGTAGAGAACATCAAAGCTCCCCTGATGATTACCGCAATCAGTGAAGATCAGGAGGTTATGGCAATCGCCCATCAACACTACCCTGTATATGGCGTACAATTTCATCCCGAAAGCCTGTTAACACCAAATGGTAAACAAATCATTATGAACTTTATAAGGAGGATTTCAAAATGTTGAAAAAATATATTAGAAAAATCAGTGAAGGACAAGACTTAAATAAAGCGGAAATGATCGATGCTATGACTTCCATCATGGAAGGAAATGTCAGTCCCGAACAAGTCAGTGCCTTTTTAATCGCAATGAAAATGAAAAAAGAAAGTCCGGTAGAAATTGCTGCCAGTGCTCAGGTCATGATGGAAAAAGCCACAAAGCTTCCTGTGCATATCGATGATGTACTAGATATCGTTGGTACTGGTGGAGATTGTTTAAATACATTCAATATTTCTACGACTTCTGCTTTTGTCTTATGTGGAGCAGGTGTTCATGTCGCAAAACATGGAAATCGTGGTGTATCAAGTAAAAGCGGCAGTGCAGATACCTTAGAGGCACTTCATGTCAATATCAGCTTAACACCACAAAAAGCCGCTTACCTTTTAAAAACTGTAGGCATCACCTTCCTGTTTGCCCAGGTATATCATCAGAGTATGAAATATGTAGGCCCTATACGAAAAGAGCTGGGAATCAAAACCATGTTTAATATTTTAGGCCCTTTAAGCAATCCTGCATGTCCAGATACCTATGTCATTGGTGCTTATAGTAAAGAAATGGCAGATATGATGATTCGTGTATATCAGGAGCTACAGGTGAAACGTGCCATTGTTGTACATGGAGAAAATGGTATGGATGAGGTATCCTTGAATGGTCCTACTTATATTACAGAATTAAAAGATGATAAAATTATTTCCTATACGATTCAACCTGAAGATTTTGGTATGAGAAGTTGTGAATTATCTGATTTAATTGGTGGTGACAGTGAAGAAAATGCTTCTATATTTATG
Coding sequences:
- a CDS encoding aminodeoxychorismate/anthranilate synthase component II: MILVIDNYDSFTYNLVQYVSEIEPDICVKRNDAITLNEIETLAPDAIIFSPGPGIPSKSGIMEDIIQAYYQKIPMLGICLGHQAIAEVFQATITHAKTMMHGESSRIQIIDTGGIFENMTDTIMAGRYHSLIVENIKAPLMITAISEDQEVMAIAHQHYPVYGVQFHPESLLTPNGKQIIMNFIRRISKC
- the trpD gene encoding anthranilate phosphoribosyltransferase, whose amino-acid sequence is MLKKYIRKISEGQDLNKAEMIDAMTSIMEGNVSPEQVSAFLIAMKMKKESPVEIAASAQVMMEKATKLPVHIDDVLDIVGTGGDCLNTFNISTTSAFVLCGAGVHVAKHGNRGVSSKSGSADTLEALHVNISLTPQKAAYLLKTVGITFLFAQVYHQSMKYVGPIRKELGIKTMFNILGPLSNPACPDTYVIGAYSKEMADMMIRVYQELQVKRAIVVHGENGMDEVSLNGPTYITELKDDKIISYTIQPEDFGMRSCELSDLIGGDSEENASIFMDILQGRKGPKRDAVILNSALALYAHHKADTIADGITLAKQSIDTKAALHKFEQFRELSNQEVAL